One region of Pygocentrus nattereri isolate fPygNat1 chromosome 14, fPygNat1.pri, whole genome shotgun sequence genomic DNA includes:
- the LOC108438019 gene encoding transmembrane protein 265, which produces MSTELNHSQDVECSLMASSGGQHRDYRKLAIGSIICGLSCLGIMSLIYSVKARAMNKGKLNLPEADRAKKAKEYSDKARNFGIFAIVAWVSLLILIPLLMVLVSYLLTLIN; this is translated from the exons ATGAGTACAGAACTAAATCACTCACAGGATGTGGAATGCAGCCTCATGGCTTCCTCTGGCGGCCAGCACAGAGACTACAGGAAGCTGGCCATTGGCAGCATCATCTGCGGCCTTTCATGCCTCGGCATCATGTCTCTGATTTACTCTGTCAAG GCCCGGGCGATGAACAAGGGAAAGCTCAACCTACCAGAAGCAGACAGAGCAAAGAAAGCCAAGGAGTACTCTGACAAAGCTCGGAATTTTGGAATATTCGCCATTGTGGCCTGGGTGTCCCTGCTGATTCTCATACCTTTGTTGATGGTACTGGTGTCGTACCTGCTGACCTTAATAAACTGA